GAACTCCGGCCGCAGCGCCTCCACATGCTGCTCCGGACAGAGCAGCAGCGGCCGGCCGGATTGGAACAGGAAGGTTTCAACGATATTTTCGGTTCGACTATCGTGCGGCTTCACGGGGATCAGCGTAAGATCGCTGAAGCGCGCGTGCTCAGCCAAAGTTGATGCAATCTGGTCCGCCGGCACCCTGCCTGATCGGCTTTGAGCGCGAATGCCGATACGCGAAGTCGCATTGGTGAATGCGTTCAGGAGCTGCTGCGTGTCGCCCGCCTCGCGCACGAGGCTGAGTTCGGCGGCCTCCGGGTCATCAGGGAATACCACCTTCGGCCGCACGAAGACATCTTCCTCGAGCGCAAGCCCAGTCACCCTAGCACCGAGGTCGGCCGCAACGGCCACGCACTTCTCAATCGCGGCCAGCGTGGGGGCACGCGGCTGGCCAATGAGCGGCAGAAAGACGTCCTTGATGGGCATCGGGATTCTCCTTGCCGGCCAAAATAGGCCGTCTTTGGTCCGGACGCTTGATCCTCCTCAAGCCGGGAAAACTCCGCACCGCCAGCCGACGACAAGCCTTGACGGAAGTCAAGGACTGGTCGTGATCCCGCGCTAAGGGTTACCCTGGTTCGCGGCAGGGCCGCCTGGCGCCCCATCTGCATGGATACCGGCAGAGATGACAGACAATTCTGCGACCCAGGAACGGATCTTCGCGGCATTGACGGCGCATGCCGGCGTGAAGCGGATCGACACGCACGCAGCTTCGGTCTTCCTTGACGGGACGCGCGCGCTGAAGATCAAGCGGGCGGTCAAGTTTCCATTCCTCGACTATTCGACGCTCGAGAAACGCAAGGCCGCCTGCGAGGAGGAGGTGCGGATCAACCGGCCGCACGCACCACAAATCTATCATCGCGTCGTGGCCATCACAGAAGAGCCAGACGGATCAGTGAAGGTCGACGGCCGCGGCCATCCGATCGAATACGCAGTCGACATGTCGCGTTTCGACGAAGGCCGGACGCTGGATCATCTGGCGAAGGCGCTACAGTTCGACGTTGACCTTGCGTCAGCCATCGCCGACGCGATCGTGGCGTCGCACGCGGCAGCGACGCCTGCCGATGGCAGGGCATGGGTTTCCTCGATCCCTGCCCTGATCGACGGCAACAGCAATGGGCTGCGGAACGGCAATCATCTTCAGGGCGCGGAGATCGAACAGCTGACGCAAGCTTCCCACGAGGCATTCCTGCGCGCCCGCCCCCTGCTGGAGGAGCGCGGTCGCCGGGGATTCGTGCGCCGTTGCCACGGCGACCTGCATTTGGCGAATATCGTGCTGATCGAGCGGCAGCCCGTCCTGTTCGACGCCATCGAATTCGACGCGAAGATGGCGACTGTCGACGTGCTCTACGACCTCGCATTCACACTGATGGATCTGTTGCGCCACGATCAGTCGCTTGCCGCAAACATCGTCCTGAATCGCTATCTTGCTGCGACGTGGGCCGAAAATCTCGACGCGCTCGGCGTGCTGCCGCTGTTCATGTCCGTACGGGCGGCGATCCGCGCCCAGGTGGCGCTGGCACGGCTGAAGCCGCCCCATTCCGACGATGCCGGCATCCTCGACGAAGCACGCTGCTATTTTGACCTTACCCGGGCGCTGATCCACCCTCCCTCCCCGCGTCTGATCGGGGTGGGCGGACTGTCGGGTACCGGCAAGACGGTTTTGGCGCGCGCGCTCGCGCCGACTGTGGCGCCGCAGCCGGGCGCCGTGGTCTTGCGCAGCGACGTCATTCGCAAGCAGATGTTCGGGCTCGTCGACACGGAGCGGTTGCCGCCATCCGCATACACGCCCGAGCTTGCGGAACGGGTCTACGAGACGTTGGCCCAATGCGCCCGCCGTGTGCTCGCCCAGGGCCATTCGGCGATCGTCGATGGCGTATTCGCGCGCGATTTCGAGCGAGATGCCTTCGCCACGCTAGCCCGGGATTGCAACGTGCCTCTCACCGGCCTCTTCCTGGTCGCGGATCTGGAGACCCGGCAGGCCCGAATCGGTAGCCGCCGAGGCGACGCATCCGACGCCACGCAAGAGGTTGCTGCGTTGCAAGAGCACTATAATATCGGGCATATCGGTTGGGCGACCATCGACGCATCCGGGACACAAGCGCAGACGCTCCAGAGCTGCCTGGACGCGATCGCCGAGAGCAGTAAGGCAATCTGATTGGCGCGGACCAGGATGGCGCGACCCACCAAGAGTTCGACGGCGACCGCTCGCGTCAGGCCGGCCCCAGGCCGCGCTACGCTGCCGGGCCGCCTCAGCCCCGGCATGGCCTGCGACACGGCCTTTCGAATCATCGCCCGCCGTCACCTCGCCGCCGTCCTCGCCCAGCACGAGGGCACCTGCCGTGGCGATCCGGGCGCGCTGCACCAGATCCGAATCGCGCTGACCCATCTGCGCACCGCCATTCGCTTCTTTTCGCCCATGGTCGACGATGCGCTGCGCCCCAAAGTCTGGGCCGAGTTGAGGTGGCTGAATAGCCAGCTTGGCATGGTGCGCGATCTCGACGTGGCGATTGAACGCATCGTGGCCGAGACCGGCGACGAGCTCGCCGTGATCGCCGAGCTGCAGCACTGGGACGAAAAGCGCGCCGAGAGCCATCGCCTGCTGGCTCGCGCGCTGCAATCCGCGCGATATCGCCGCCTGGTCGAACAGATATCGAGCTGGATCGAGAGCGGCCCGTGGTCAACCCGGCGCAGCAAGGAGGCCATCAGACTACGCCGCGGCCCGCTTGCCGATCACGCGACAGCGCAGCTGATCGAATGGGAAAGGACGCTACTCAGGAAAGCCCGAAAGTTGCGCAAGCTC
This Bradyrhizobium diazoefficiens DNA region includes the following protein-coding sequences:
- a CDS encoding bifunctional aminoglycoside phosphotransferase/ATP-binding protein, with product MTDNSATQERIFAALTAHAGVKRIDTHAASVFLDGTRALKIKRAVKFPFLDYSTLEKRKAACEEEVRINRPHAPQIYHRVVAITEEPDGSVKVDGRGHPIEYAVDMSRFDEGRTLDHLAKALQFDVDLASAIADAIVASHAAATPADGRAWVSSIPALIDGNSNGLRNGNHLQGAEIEQLTQASHEAFLRARPLLEERGRRGFVRRCHGDLHLANIVLIERQPVLFDAIEFDAKMATVDVLYDLAFTLMDLLRHDQSLAANIVLNRYLAATWAENLDALGVLPLFMSVRAAIRAQVALARLKPPHSDDAGILDEARCYFDLTRALIHPPSPRLIGVGGLSGTGKTVLARALAPTVAPQPGAVVLRSDVIRKQMFGLVDTERLPPSAYTPELAERVYETLAQCARRVLAQGHSAIVDGVFARDFERDAFATLARDCNVPLTGLFLVADLETRQARIGSRRGDASDATQEVAALQEHYNIGHIGWATIDASGTQAQTLQSCLDAIAESSKAI
- a CDS encoding universal stress protein, coding for MPIKDVFLPLIGQPRAPTLAAIEKCVAVAADLGARVTGLALEEDVFVRPKVVFPDDPEAAELSLVREAGDTQQLLNAFTNATSRIGIRAQSRSGRVPADQIASTLAEHARFSDLTLIPVKPHDSRTENIVETFLFQSGRPLLLCPEQHVEALRPEFENVVIAWDNSARAARAVGDALPILQAAAVVRVITVADDKGDSTTQSGTSLVDHLREHGVYASFETVKGGGSSIGKVLGSWAQSHSIDAIVMGAYHHSRLNETVWGGVTKTVIGQPPCWVMMSH
- a CDS encoding CHAD domain-containing protein, translated to MARPTKSSTATARVRPAPGRATLPGRLSPGMACDTAFRIIARRHLAAVLAQHEGTCRGDPGALHQIRIALTHLRTAIRFFSPMVDDALRPKVWAELRWLNSQLGMVRDLDVAIERIVAETGDELAVIAELQHWDEKRAESHRLLARALQSARYRRLVEQISSWIESGPWSTRRSKEAIRLRRGPLADHATAQLIEWERTLLRKARKLRKLDVEKRHKLRILNKRLTYSIESLEDLFAEKSLTKQKSILKQLRKAQKSLGRLNDDARGQTLAASLNEAIPAASIRFLDRKREKKLLRTASTAYRKLDKAKPFRSSDLTPDSEPED